In Penaeus vannamei isolate JL-2024 chromosome 13, ASM4276789v1, whole genome shotgun sequence, the sequence TGATGGACAAAAGTCACTTTGTGAATTGTTTTAAGTCTGTTTTATACAAAAAGTTTGGTATTAAGCAATGTTTGAAATGGACTTTGAAATATGTTTGACAAGAGACTTAACTGTATGTGTGGTTTTGCTTGattgtttcttttcttatgcAATTCTGGGTCGTATGAAAAGAAGTTATCGTAATTGTAATAGcattactacatctaattatgaATTCaagctttatatttttttattactttcttctttAACAGTATGACTTTGCTATAGAGAAGACCACATTGAAATGGGTTCAGGAGAGagtaaatagaagagaaaaagaggaaactgaAAGGAAGGACAGAATAGCTgaatatgagaagaaaaaggcagaaagaaaggccaaggaggaggaagagaaattgcgcaaagaaaaagaagaggaggagagacaaagaatattgaaggaagaggaggagaagaagagaaaagaagaagaagaaaggagattggaggaggaggagaagaagaagacagaagaggaagagcaaaatcAAGAACAATCAGATGAAGCGGAAGGGGAAAATCTTGATGAAAACACCAACACTGTAAAGCCAGAGGAAAATGGGAATGAAAGCCCTAATGAGACACCACCAAGCATGCAGGAGAATGCAAATAAAGATCagcaacaatcacaacaacagcaacagcagcaacaacaacagcagcaacagcagcaacaacaacagcagcaacaacaacagcagcaacagcagcaacaacaacagcagcagcagcagcagcaacaaacaaATATTCACCAGCTACAGCCAGGTTTAGTGAAGTCGGGCATGGGAACTAACTTTTACCGAAATGATGCAGTTTATAATGCAAATCCCTCTTACGAATCTGATACTAGCATGGCATATCCAGGTATGTTGCAGCCTACTCCTATACCTTCTCAGAAGAACAATCTTAGGTCACCTCTCAAAACTCCTGCAGATATTAACTTTGCAGAGTTTGAAGGTGAGGGCAATGATCCCTTTGACAGTGCTGCACTGAAATCAATCAATGACATGGAGGAGCTGGCAAAGGTCCTTGATTCCACCAACATGGGGACTGGGTCACAGTCATTGGACCGAAACACAGTTTCAAAGCAAAATTCTTCTGAAGATAAGAGAACCATTCCTACCACATATCCTAATGGCCAGGTGGCTTACAATGCCTATGGCCAGTACCCCTATTATTTGCAGCAACAGTTGCACCACACTGTGCCTCAGCCAGGGCAAAATTTTGGGCAGTTCACAGGTCACTTAGGAAAGAATTCTCCGGTAACGTCTGCTGCATCACCGGTGCCTTCTTACAATAATAGTCACCAGTATGGGGGAGGACCTGATAGGTCATTCCAAAATACTTATTACCCACAGCAGTGGAACAATAGTTATAGTGCTGGTAGTCCTAATAAAGGTGCTCCATTTGGTCCATATGATTATCGCCTGCAAGCCAACAATAGTGTTCCAAGCACATCACAGGGTGTGCTAAGTCCAAGTAACATTACTGGGACTGTGACTGCAGCACCCACAGTGCCAGTGTCTATGAGTAGTGGTCTATCAAATAGCTCTACAATAGAAAGAGGAACAGTTGGCAAAAGGCAAGACCTAGAAGATTTCTACACTCGATATTATTCTCCAAACAAATCAACGGTGACTCAGGCCCAGCAATCTGGCGTCCGGTCTGGGGACTCAACACCAAGCCATAGCAGTAGTTCTGGTGCTTTAGGGTCCACCACAGGATCATTACGGTCTTGTCGAAGTGTTCCAGATTTGAGTGCTGCTGAGGATTCTGAAGTCACGTCTTACAATAGTAGGATTCCATCAGCTGGGGAAGGTCGAGGATTTTCACACACACCTCCACCTCGACCCTCAAGCACAGGACTCAGTGGGTTGGAGGTAAGTATGACATTGGTTTCCTAATATGAGAAGTTTATCATCTTAGAAATTTGAGACttactgtgtataaatatataaatatgttaattcTCTTGCTTATgtaatctttttctttatatgtagcAACTTTGGTTCTGTCGTAGGGAAAAGGAATATTTCCTTACCAAATCCAGACTGATTTATTACTCTTAAAATGTCTGTAGGACTGGAAGCCACTTCCTGACCTTCCAAGTACACCTGAGTCCTCTCCTGCTCAGCATTCCTATCAACAAGGACTCTCACAGACCACGGTAGGATCCCATCAGTACACGCCAACAAAGACACGTCTCCCAGATCCCTTCATTGAACTGACAGCTGATGCCCAGGCTTTAGTGCAGAGTATGGCGGAAATGGGTTTCCCACGACCGAGGGTTGCCAGAGCTGTTCAGAAACTGGGCACGGATCATAAAAAGGTA encodes:
- the LOC113814753 gene encoding uncharacterized protein; protein product: MSTDPAAFVAGVPVKISERFRPPRRVTIPASCQYQINPDLLTQDYDFAIEKTTLKWVQERVNRREKEETERKDRIAEYEKKKAERKAKEEEEKLRKEKEEEERQRILKEEEEKKRKEEEERRLEEEEKKKTEEEEQNQEQSDEAEGENLDENTNTVKPEENGNESPNETPPSMQENANKDQQQSQQQQQQQQQQQQQQQQQQQQQQQQQQQQQQQQQQQQQQTNIHQLQPGLVKSGMGTNFYRNDAVYNANPSYESDTSMAYPGMLQPTPIPSQKNNLRSPLKTPADINFAEFEGEGNDPFDSAALKSINDMEELAKVLDSTNMGTGSQSLDRNTVSKQNSSEDKRTIPTTYPNGQVAYNAYGQYPYYLQQQLHHTVPQPGQNFGQFTGHLGKNSPVTSAASPVPSYNNSHQYGGGPDRSFQNTYYPQQWNNSYSAGSPNKGAPFGPYDYRLQANNSVPSTSQGVLSPSNITGTVTAAPTVPVSMSSGLSNSSTIERGTVGKRQDLEDFYTRYYSPNKSTVTQAQQSGVRSGDSTPSHSSSSGALGSTTGSLRSCRSVPDLSAAEDSEVTSYNSRIPSAGEGRGFSHTPPPRPSSTGLSGLEDWKPLPDLPSTPESSPAQHSYQQGLSQTTVGSHQYTPTKTRLPDPFIELTADAQALVQSMAEMGFPRPRVARAVQKLGTDHKKLIEVLLVLQNLQDAGEDEYKAERAFYHYMGDLQKTKDHLAAAKQLCDLGFEDERIVDALLKHDNDRDKALEELIA